A window of Terriglobales bacterium genomic DNA:
GTGCGCAGCGGCAAGCTCGACGAGATCACCGCCGCTGAAAGCCGGTACAAAGTAGTACGGGTGAGCTGGGTAGGAACTGCCGATGCGAGAAGCATTCTGGCCGCGCTTCCCAACGTGTCGAACGTTACCGTGCAGGATTCCGAGGCTGTGTTCCGCTTCACCGGGAGCGATGAGCAACTAGCTCAGATTCCGGGCGAACTCACCGCCCGAGGGGTTCGCGTTCTCTCTTTCAGCGAAGTGAAGCAGACAGTCGAAGAGCTCTATCTCAAGCTCTCCACCAACGAGGTGATGTAGTGAACCTGCTGCGGCGAAATCCGGAACTGCTGCGCCATGTCCGCTCCGAGTTGCGTGCCCCGCGCATGGCGCTGGCGGCCGGCTTGTCTTACGTACTGTGCTTCCTGATTTCCATCTTGCACTCGCAGATGACCACGGCCGGACCCTACTCCGGGCGGACGCCTGAAAGCAACTCCGTCTTCTTTTGGATCTTGATCCCGCAAGCCTTGGTGCTGAGCCTCTGGTGCCTCTCCTCCACCACGCAGTCGATCGCCGGCGAGCGTCTTCTGAAGACCTACGATTTCCTGCGCACCACTCGCTTAACGGCTGGCGAATTGCTTGTTGGGATGGTATTCGGCGTGCCCATCATGGCGTACTTCGCCGTCGGATGCACGGTTCCGTTCGCCATTGCCGCCGGCTTGGGATCGCAAGTGCCCCTTTCCGCCATGCTGGTGACCTACTTCCTGCTTTTTGTGTTCGTAGTGTTCTTGTCGCTGGTGGGATTGCTGGTCTCCATGCTGGTTCAAAAACCACGCGCCGGAGGAGCCCTGCTCATAGTCTGGTTCTGGCTTATGCCCTTCACTCTGATCGGCATGACCGGCCGCTTCGGTTTCCCTTACCCGGGAGTTGCTGCTCTTACCATCGTTCCCGGACTTCTTCCCTTGTATCATGCGTACACTTCTGTTCCCTCTACCGCGCCTTTCTTTGGCGTGCACGTGCCACTGCTCTCTCTTTCCCTGCTGCTCTATGTTTCTCTTGGAGCCTGGATCGTAGTGGCGCTGCTGCGCAATTTGAAGCGCGAGCGGGAAGAAATTCAGTTGCTCTCGCGCTGGCAAGCCATCGGACTGGCTGCTTATCTGAACCTGCTGATGCTCGGCTTTTTGGATCCCGCAGCTCTGCTCGGTACTCGCTCCCCATATTCGTTCGGCGTGGAGCCGGCGACGATTGTCCATTTGGCTTTCAATAATCTGATTTTCTATGCGGTTGGCCTTGCGACCCTGACGCCACCGGAACGCCTCAAGATATGGTTTCGCGATTACCACGCCGGACGGCAATCTTACTTGTCAGAAAACGGCCCGCCTTGGCCATGGATGGCACTGGCGGCGGCCCTGGCGTTCGTGGCGCTCTGGCTGGAAGCGGCCTCGGCGCGGTCTGCCGTACCCTTTGACAACTGGTCACTTGGACATTCGGGACTCTCGCTGATGGTCTTTTTGGTTTACGCCACTCGCGACGTGCTCTTCCTCCAATGGTGCACTCTGACGAAGATGAAGAATCCGATCGTCAAAGGGATCCTGCT
This region includes:
- a CDS encoding DUF4162 domain-containing protein — protein: VRSGKLDEITAAESRYKVVRVSWVGTADARSILAALPNVSNVTVQDSEAVFRFTGSDEQLAQIPGELTARGVRVLSFSEVKQTVEELYLKLSTNEVM